DNA sequence from the Acidobacteriota bacterium genome:
AGGCTCGCTGGCGGCAGGCGTGCTGGCGACGGCGGGCGAGGTGCTGTTTGCCGCCAGCCGCGAGGGCAATCTAATCGCGCTGGCCGCAAAAACCGGCAAACCACTTTGGCGCTTTCAAACCGGCGGCACGATCGCATCCGCGCCGATCAGTTATGCGGTGGATGGCAAACAATTCATCGCGCTGGCGGCAGGTGGCGTGTTGTATAGCTTTGCGTTGCCAGAATGAGCAGCGCACTTATGGAGTGCTGCGGCTCGCGCTACCGCTGGCGAATGGAGTTGCTGTTCCGGCAGGCAGGTGTTGAGAGTTCCGCCTTTAGGCGGTCAGCGCGCCGCAAGCGCGTCAATGCGGCGCTAAAGCGCCAGACCGCCTAAAGGCGGAACTCTCAACACCTGCCCTGACAGACTAATCCCTGCCGGAGCTGGCCGCTTTTAATTCGCCGGCGGTAGCGCGAGCCACCGCGTTCCACAAGCGGGCTCAATTTCAACTGAAGGATCAATGTTATGACCACCAAAACCAACATCACCAACTTTGTTTTCAGCGTGCTTCTCACCGCGCTCTCATTTGTCGCCAGTTACGCGCAACCGCCTGCCCAACCAGCAGGCCAGCGGGGCACCCCGCCGCCGCAATTCACTTCACCTGAAGTGCAGACCGACCGGCGCATCACCTATCGCCTCTTTGCGCCCCAAGCGACTGCCGTGCGCCTGTCTGGCGGCGACATGCCGGGTCTGGGGCAAGGAGGCAAAGAGATGACCAAGGGCGAGAATGGCGTCTGGGAAGTCACCGTCGGGCCGTTTGAAGCAGGCGCGTATCGGTACAACTTCAACGTCAATGGCGTCACGGTGATTGATCCGCGCAATCCCGCCGTCAGCGAATCGAATACGAATGTGTGGAGCCTGGTCGTCGTGCCCGGCTCAGAGTCATTCGACACCAAAGAAGTTCCGCACGGCGCAGTGGCAGCGGTGACGTATTACTCAACCGCGCTCAAACGCTTTCGCCGCATGCACGTTTACACGCCGCCGGGCTATGAGTCTGGCAAAGGCAAGTATCCGATCTTTTACCTGCTGCACGGCGCGGGCGATTGCGATGACTCGTGGACATCGGTGGGCCGCGCCGGCTTCATCCTCGACAACTTGATCGCGGCGGGCAAAGCCAAACCGATGGTCGTGGTGATGCCCGCTGGGCATACGACACGCACGCCCAATCGCCCCGCGACGCCGCCTGCACCCGGCACACCGCTGCCGCCCGATGAATTCGTGCAGGATTTCGTCACCGACATCATGCCGTATGCCGAAAAGAACTACCGCGTGCTGACCGACCGCGCCAACCGCGCGATTGCGGGCCTCTCGATGGGCGGCGGGCAAACGCTCAGCATCGCCGTGCCGCATCTGGAAAAGTTCGCGTACATCGGCGTTTATAGTTCGGGCTTGTTCAACGCCTTCGCGCGCAATGCGCCCGGCGCGGCGCCGCAACAACCCGTTGCGGCGATTCCAGCGTTGTTGCCGGCGGGCGAAGCCTGGCTCAAACAAAACCAGGCCAAACTCGCGGACGCGAATTTGAAAAAAGGTCTGAAGCTGTTCTGGTTCGCCACCGGCAAAGAGGACGGCCTGATGAACATCACCAAAGG
Encoded proteins:
- a CDS encoding esterase produces the protein MTTKTNITNFVFSVLLTALSFVASYAQPPAQPAGQRGTPPPQFTSPEVQTDRRITYRLFAPQATAVRLSGGDMPGLGQGGKEMTKGENGVWEVTVGPFEAGAYRYNFNVNGVTVIDPRNPAVSESNTNVWSLVVVPGSESFDTKEVPHGAVAAVTYYSTALKRFRRMHVYTPPGYESGKGKYPIFYLLHGAGDCDDSWTSVGRAGFILDNLIAAGKAKPMVVVMPAGHTTRTPNRPATPPAPGTPLPPDEFVQDFVTDIMPYAEKNYRVLTDRANRAIAGLSMGGGQTLSIAVPHLEKFAYIGVYSSGLFNAFARNAPGAAPQQPVAAIPALLPAGEAWLKQNQAKLADANLKKGLKLFWFATGKEDGLMNITKGTVELFKQQGFSPTFQESAGGHTWLNWRNYLVEFTPQLFR